Part of the Allofrancisella guangzhouensis genome is shown below.
GTAGGTGGCAGCAAACTAGCAAGCTAGGAGCATTTCTTGACCCGGTTGCTGATAAACTAATTGTTGCTACAGCATTGTGCTTGTTTATTGAAATGTATCCTTATTGGTGGGCAACAATTCCTGCTATTGTAATGATCTGTAGAGAGATAATTGTTTCAGCTTTGCGTGAGTGGATGGCGGAGTTGGGTCAGCGTAGTGTGGTTAAAGTTGGTTATTGGGGAAAAGTTAAAACTACAGCTCAGATGGCGGCATTATTCATATTTCTTATTAAGCCTGCTATAAATTTTGACTACTCAGTTGATTATACAAGTTTCAATACTTGGTTTATATTTTTGGGATTTTTGATGTTATACATCGCCGTCGTTCTCACGATTTACTCTATGTGTAACTATTTATATATGGCTTTTAGATCGGTTTTTGGTGGCTCGA
Proteins encoded:
- the pgsA gene encoding CDP-diacylglycerol--glycerol-3-phosphate 3-phosphatidyltransferase, giving the protein MFFNLPNILTFGRLVLIPFIVICYYFRFPHHHGITATLFLLGAATDWLDGYLARRWQQTSKLGAFLDPVADKLIVATALCLFIEMYPYWWATIPAIVMICREIIVSALREWMAELGQRSVVKVGYWGKVKTTAQMAALFIFLIKPAINFDYSVDYTSFNTWFIFLGFLMLYIAVVLTIYSMCNYLYMAFRSVFGGSKE